The following coding sequences lie in one Polynucleobacter necessarius genomic window:
- the priA gene encoding primosomal protein N' has translation MHPPIVVQVVVDKPLVQGFDYLWDESLLGGLPAIGVLVEVPFGRTFLAGVIIKVSAHSNYEVHKLKNVTRRAPLPPLDPAVLRLMYFASQYYIHALGETIIPTIPQMWKKPDEWEKIPKRLASDIEKKKKKNKQEIVEGFVDENHLNDGQLLALKKLRACPSNEFKAILLQGQTGSGKTAIFLNWLSGILDDTSAQVLLLVPEINLTPQLERRVRAYFPEKKMVVLHSGVSEKVRGIAWHDAMTGKAQIILGTRLAALTPLPNLRAIVVDEENDPSYKQQDGIRYSARDLVIWRAHDLKIPILLASATPSLETWMAAQSGRYEYIRLDQRAQGASLPQVHLVNTRDPQTQFSPGDEDKPKSKSLITKMLAKAVSQSLESKQQSLILINRRGYAPVLSCSACSWLSKCGQCSSYMVLHKAGALGKKSVLSCHHCGLVKSILIHCPDCGNSDLKTLGQGTQKIEDSFEEMWPGARVLRVDTDSSRKIKGAEELFQKIHAGSVDIVVGTQMIAKGHDYQNIGLVAVLDADSRLFSQDFRAAERLFAQLVQVAGRAGRANKDGETGGAIYIETQFPEAAVFQYLLRHDVDGFLSFTANERKEAGLPPFSYQALIHAEAKSLDKAILFLSILKRHVQSQGLIFKGLKVCDPVPKPVMRVAGTERAQLLIESGGRKDLQELLEAMDRYLREHSQGRIGKEGRVRWLIERDPIAI, from the coding sequence ATGCATCCTCCAATAGTAGTTCAGGTCGTTGTTGACAAGCCCCTAGTGCAGGGCTTTGACTACTTATGGGATGAGAGCTTATTAGGTGGCCTACCAGCTATTGGGGTGCTCGTAGAAGTTCCCTTTGGGCGAACATTTTTAGCTGGAGTGATTATTAAAGTAAGCGCTCACTCTAATTATGAAGTTCATAAATTAAAGAATGTAACCAGACGTGCCCCACTTCCCCCATTAGATCCGGCCGTCCTGCGCTTAATGTACTTCGCAAGCCAGTATTACATCCACGCGCTTGGAGAGACCATCATTCCAACAATCCCACAGATGTGGAAAAAGCCAGATGAATGGGAAAAAATCCCAAAGAGGTTAGCAAGCGATATAGAAAAGAAAAAGAAAAAAAATAAGCAAGAGATAGTCGAGGGATTTGTAGATGAAAACCATTTGAATGATGGACAGCTGCTCGCATTAAAAAAATTACGCGCTTGCCCTTCAAATGAATTCAAAGCAATACTTTTGCAAGGCCAAACAGGAAGTGGAAAGACCGCTATATTTTTAAATTGGCTTAGCGGAATATTAGATGACACAAGCGCACAAGTGTTGCTCTTGGTACCAGAAATCAATTTAACACCGCAGCTAGAACGTAGAGTGCGGGCCTACTTTCCTGAGAAGAAAATGGTTGTGCTTCATAGCGGGGTGAGTGAAAAGGTCAGAGGCATCGCATGGCATGATGCCATGACAGGTAAAGCCCAAATTATTTTAGGTACACGTCTTGCAGCTTTAACCCCCTTGCCTAATCTACGTGCAATAGTTGTAGATGAGGAAAACGATCCGTCTTATAAGCAGCAAGATGGCATCAGATACTCTGCGCGAGATCTTGTAATTTGGCGCGCTCACGACCTTAAGATACCAATCCTATTGGCATCGGCTACCCCCTCTCTAGAAACTTGGATGGCTGCACAATCAGGTCGCTACGAATATATTCGACTAGATCAGCGTGCCCAAGGCGCAAGCTTGCCACAAGTGCATTTGGTAAATACTCGTGATCCACAAACCCAATTTAGTCCGGGCGATGAAGATAAGCCAAAATCAAAAAGCCTGATTACAAAGATGCTTGCAAAAGCAGTTAGTCAAAGCTTGGAAAGCAAGCAACAAAGCTTAATACTGATTAATCGCAGGGGCTACGCCCCCGTTCTCAGTTGTAGTGCCTGTTCATGGTTATCTAAATGCGGGCAATGTAGCTCATATATGGTGCTTCACAAAGCCGGAGCATTGGGTAAGAAGTCGGTATTGAGTTGCCATCACTGTGGATTGGTTAAGTCAATACTCATTCATTGTCCTGACTGTGGAAATAGTGATCTAAAGACCTTAGGTCAGGGCACTCAAAAGATAGAGGATTCTTTTGAAGAGATGTGGCCTGGCGCCAGAGTGTTGCGCGTTGATACAGACTCAAGCAGAAAGATTAAAGGGGCTGAAGAGCTTTTTCAGAAGATACATGCGGGAAGCGTAGATATTGTCGTTGGAACCCAGATGATTGCTAAGGGGCACGACTATCAAAATATTGGCTTAGTTGCAGTGCTGGATGCCGACAGCAGATTGTTTTCTCAAGACTTTAGAGCTGCAGAGAGATTATTTGCGCAATTAGTCCAGGTCGCGGGTAGGGCGGGGCGTGCAAATAAAGATGGTGAAACTGGCGGCGCAATTTATATCGAAACCCAGTTTCCAGAGGCCGCTGTTTTTCAGTATTTATTGCGACATGATGTAGATGGATTTTTATCTTTCACGGCAAACGAAAGAAAAGAAGCGGGCTTGCCCCCGTTTTCTTATCAGGCCCTAATACATGCAGAAGCTAAAAGTTTAGATAAGGCCATTCTGTTTTTGAGTATTTTGAAGAGACATGTGCAATCTCAAGGCCTGATATTCAAAGGCCTTAAGGTTTGCGATCCAGTACCTAAACCAGTGATGAGGGTCGCTGGTACTGAGCGCGCTCAGCTATTGATTGAATCGGGAGGCCGTAAAGATTTACAGGAATTACTAGAGGCAATGGATCGATATTTGCGTGAACATTCTCAGGGGCGTATTGGCAAGGAAGGTCGCGTACG
- the atpD gene encoding F0F1 ATP synthase subunit beta, which translates to MSNGNIVQCIGPVVDIQFPRDKMPNIYDALTLVDSGEKSFAEKGLTFEVQQQIGDGVVRAIAMGASDGLRRGMEVKSTGKPISVPVGPATLGRIMDILGRPIDDAGPIATEERRAIHQPAPKFDELSPSVDLLETGIKVIDLVCPFAKGGKVGLFGGAGVGKTVNMMELINNIAKQHSGLSVFAGVGERTREGNDFYYEMKESNVIDKVAMVFGQMNEPPGNRLRVALTGLTMAEAFRDEGRDILFFVDNIYRYTLAGTEVSALLGRMPSAVGYQPTLAEEMGKLQERITSTKTGSVTSIQAVYVPADDLTDPSPATTFLHLDSTVVLSRDIAALGIYPAVDPLDSTSRQLDPQVVGQEHYEVARDVQMTLQRYKELRDIIAILGMDELSPEDKLAVSHARKIQRFLSQPFHVAEVFTGSPGKYVPLKETIRGFKMICSGELDHLPEQAFYMVGSIDEAIEKAKKL; encoded by the coding sequence ATGAGTAACGGAAATATCGTGCAATGTATCGGTCCAGTGGTGGACATTCAGTTCCCACGCGACAAAATGCCAAACATTTATGATGCATTGACATTAGTTGATAGCGGCGAAAAATCATTTGCTGAAAAAGGTTTGACCTTTGAGGTTCAGCAACAAATCGGTGACGGCGTAGTTCGCGCGATTGCCATGGGTGCAAGCGATGGCTTGCGTCGTGGCATGGAAGTGAAATCTACTGGTAAACCAATTTCTGTTCCGGTTGGTCCAGCAACGCTGGGGCGCATTATGGACATATTAGGTCGTCCAATTGATGACGCAGGTCCAATTGCTACCGAAGAGCGTCGCGCTATTCACCAACCTGCTCCAAAGTTTGATGAGCTCTCCCCTTCTGTTGACTTACTCGAAACCGGCATTAAGGTTATTGACTTAGTTTGCCCATTCGCTAAAGGCGGTAAGGTCGGCTTGTTCGGTGGTGCGGGTGTTGGTAAGACCGTGAACATGATGGAATTGATTAACAACATCGCTAAGCAACACTCTGGTTTGTCAGTGTTTGCCGGTGTTGGTGAGCGTACTCGTGAAGGTAATGACTTCTACTACGAGATGAAAGAATCTAACGTTATCGACAAAGTGGCGATGGTGTTTGGTCAGATGAACGAGCCTCCTGGCAACCGTTTGCGCGTTGCGTTGACTGGATTGACAATGGCGGAAGCGTTCCGTGATGAAGGTCGCGACATTTTGTTCTTCGTTGACAACATCTACCGCTACACATTGGCCGGTACCGAAGTATCTGCGTTGCTCGGTCGTATGCCTTCTGCTGTGGGTTACCAGCCTACACTGGCTGAAGAGATGGGTAAATTGCAAGAGCGCATTACCTCTACTAAGACTGGTTCCGTTACTTCTATTCAGGCTGTTTACGTTCCTGCGGATGACTTGACCGACCCATCACCAGCGACAACCTTTTTGCACTTAGACTCCACTGTTGTGTTGTCACGTGACATTGCTGCATTGGGCATTTATCCAGCGGTTGATCCACTAGATTCAACTAGCCGTCAGCTTGACCCACAAGTGGTTGGTCAAGAGCACTATGAAGTTGCTCGTGATGTACAGATGACATTGCAGCGTTACAAAGAATTGCGCGACATTATTGCGATTTTGGGTATGGACGAATTGTCTCCAGAAGACAAATTGGCTGTATCACACGCTCGTAAAATTCAACGTTTCTTGTCCCAGCCTTTTCACGTTGCTGAAGTGTTTACTGGTTCACCAGGCAAATACGTTCCATTAAAAGAAACTATCCGTGGTTTCAAGATGATCTGTAGCGGTGAATTAGATCACTTGCCTGAGCAAGCGTTCTATATGGTGGGTTCAATTGATGAAGCCATCGAGAAAGCCAAGAAGCTTTAA
- a CDS encoding F0F1 ATP synthase subunit epsilon, producing MSTIRVDVVSAEQSIFSGEAKFVALPGESGELGILRGHTPLITRIRPGSVRIEKADGDEEFVFVAGGYLEVQPDHVTVLADTAIRGHDLDEAKAIEAKKRAEEAMQNRGTEFDLALAQSEFAMAAAQLAAIARFRRKK from the coding sequence ATGTCAACCATACGCGTCGATGTAGTAAGTGCTGAGCAGTCTATTTTCAGTGGGGAAGCCAAGTTTGTTGCGCTTCCTGGCGAAAGTGGTGAGCTCGGCATTTTGCGCGGCCACACTCCTTTGATTACACGTATTCGTCCAGGTTCAGTTCGTATTGAAAAAGCTGATGGTGATGAAGAGTTTGTTTTCGTAGCAGGTGGCTATTTAGAAGTTCAGCCGGATCACGTTACTGTATTAGCGGACACTGCTATTCGTGGGCATGATCTTGATGAGGCTAAAGCAATTGAAGCCAAGAAACGTGCCGAAGAAGCGATGCAAAATCGTGGTACTGAATTTGATTTGGCCTTGGCCCAATCTGAGTTTGCAATGGCAGCTGCGCAGTTAGCAGCGATTGCTCGTTTCCGTCGTAAAAAGTAA
- the atpB gene encoding F0F1 ATP synthase subunit A: MSSEVHQAHEAAEQMTPTAYISEHLQNLTNTGERQSSIIDFSVINLDTIFWASLMGLIAVFILLIAARRATPGVPGRFQCLVEMIVEMVDTQAKSIVHGNRTFIAPLALFVFFWIILLNTLDLIPVDWVLGVNGFIESFGVHVPHHRVVPTTDLNATIGISLSVLLLVFFYSFKVKGFGGFLHELISAPFGAKWYLAPFNLALNIIEYLAKGVSLGMRLFGNMYAGELVFLLIALLGSVWTFNLDLSLFGLVGHVIAGSAWAIFHILVILLQAFIFMMLTLVYIGQAHSHH, from the coding sequence ATGTCTAGCGAAGTACACCAAGCCCACGAGGCAGCAGAGCAAATGACGCCAACGGCGTACATTTCTGAGCATTTACAAAACCTCACCAACACTGGTGAGCGTCAATCTTCCATTATTGATTTCAGCGTTATTAATTTAGATACTATCTTTTGGGCCTCGTTGATGGGCTTGATCGCAGTATTTATTTTGTTGATCGCAGCGCGTCGCGCTACTCCAGGCGTGCCAGGCAGATTTCAGTGCCTAGTAGAGATGATCGTTGAAATGGTGGATACGCAAGCTAAGAGCATTGTTCATGGCAATCGCACGTTTATTGCGCCACTCGCCCTTTTTGTATTCTTTTGGATCATCCTCTTAAATACCCTCGACTTAATTCCAGTGGACTGGGTATTGGGCGTGAATGGCTTCATCGAAAGTTTTGGTGTGCATGTGCCTCACCACAGAGTGGTTCCTACAACTGATTTGAATGCCACTATTGGCATATCGCTTTCTGTTTTGCTTTTAGTGTTCTTCTACAGCTTCAAGGTAAAAGGTTTTGGCGGCTTCTTGCACGAATTGATATCTGCGCCTTTCGGAGCGAAATGGTATTTAGCGCCATTTAATCTTGCTTTAAACATTATTGAATACTTAGCGAAAGGCGTTTCTTTGGGAATGCGACTTTTCGGAAATATGTACGCTGGCGAATTGGTCTTTTTGTTGATCGCCCTGCTCGGTAGCGTATGGACATTTAATTTAGATTTATCCCTGTTCGGATTGGTGGGCCACGTTATTGCTGGATCAGCTTGGGCCATCTTCCACATTTTGGTAATTTTGTTGCAGGCCTTTATTTTTATGATGTTGACTTTGGTCTACATTGGGCAGGCGCATAGCCATCACTAA
- a CDS encoding F0F1 ATP synthase subunit B produces MNLNATLFAQMIVFFVLWWVVAQFVWPPLVKALDERSSKIADGLAAAERGKEALALASNEAEQELNKARQEGVQRVAEAEKRAQMSAEEIRANAQAEAARIISQAQQDAAQQVTRAREVLRAEVAVLAVKGAEQILRREIDAKAHGQLLDQLKAEL; encoded by the coding sequence GTGAATCTGAACGCGACCCTATTCGCGCAAATGATCGTTTTCTTCGTCTTATGGTGGGTTGTTGCACAATTTGTGTGGCCACCGCTAGTTAAGGCGTTAGATGAGCGTTCAAGCAAAATTGCTGATGGTTTAGCAGCTGCCGAGCGTGGCAAAGAAGCGCTTGCGCTAGCTAGCAATGAAGCCGAGCAAGAATTAAATAAAGCACGTCAAGAAGGTGTTCAACGCGTTGCTGAAGCCGAAAAACGTGCACAAATGTCAGCCGAAGAAATTCGTGCTAACGCACAGGCTGAAGCCGCTCGAATCATTTCTCAGGCGCAACAAGATGCAGCACAGCAAGTTACTCGTGCCCGCGAAGTTTTGCGCGCAGAAGTTGCAGTGCTTGCTGTTAAAGGTGCTGAGCAAATTTTGCGTCGTGAAATTGATGCGAAAGCGCACGGCCAATTACTTGACCAACTAAAGGCAGAACTTTGA
- the atpE gene encoding F0F1 ATP synthase subunit C — protein MQAFLATIQGSTAICIGIIIGLGAIGACLGIALMGGKYIEACARQPELMEPLQTKMFLLAGLIDAAFLIGAGVAMLFAFANPLLAVIK, from the coding sequence ATGCAAGCATTTTTAGCAACTATTCAAGGTTCAACAGCTATCTGTATCGGCATCATCATCGGCCTCGGCGCGATCGGTGCATGTTTGGGTATCGCATTGATGGGTGGTAAATACATCGAAGCTTGTGCACGTCAACCAGAATTGATGGAACCACTCCAAACTAAAATGTTCCTTTTGGCTGGTTTGATCGACGCTGCGTTCTTGATTGGCGCTGGTGTTGCAATGTTGTTTGCTTTCGCAAACCCACTGCTCGCAGTTATTAAGTAA
- the hemE gene encoding uroporphyrinogen decarboxylase → MSLLLNDRFLKACLGKAVDQTPLWLMRQAGRYLPEYNATRSRAGSFLGLAKNPSYATEVTLQPLDRYPLDAAILFSDILTIPDAMGLGLKFTAGEGPSFDRPLRTEEAVEKLRVADMDQLKYVFDAVSEIRKALIQNGKQRVPLIGFSGSPWTLACYMIDGSSADDFRHAKTMIFSRPNLMQQILDINAQSVAAYLTEQVKAGAQALMIFDTWGGMLPDGWYQKISLASMQKVIALLPREHEGRKVPVIMFTKGGAIWLNDMAQVGADVIAIDWTMSLSRARKQLLAMNKPLALQGNLDPLILFAEAKQIAEQANLLLEDLASAPALKGNLHPLDGHVFNLGHGISQFTPPESVTALAEAVINRSRALRSKS, encoded by the coding sequence ATCTCCTTGTTGTTAAATGATCGGTTTTTAAAGGCCTGCCTGGGCAAAGCGGTTGATCAAACACCGCTTTGGCTCATGCGACAAGCGGGTCGATATCTGCCCGAATACAACGCAACGCGATCGAGAGCTGGAAGTTTTCTAGGGCTTGCTAAAAATCCTTCATACGCCACTGAAGTAACCCTTCAGCCATTGGATCGTTATCCATTGGACGCGGCAATTTTGTTCTCGGATATTTTGACCATTCCTGATGCAATGGGGTTGGGTTTGAAATTTACTGCAGGCGAAGGCCCGAGCTTTGATCGCCCTCTTCGCACCGAAGAGGCGGTCGAGAAATTGCGTGTAGCTGATATGGATCAGCTCAAATATGTCTTCGATGCAGTTTCAGAAATTCGTAAGGCTCTCATTCAAAATGGTAAGCAGCGTGTTCCATTGATTGGTTTTTCAGGAAGCCCATGGACACTGGCATGCTACATGATTGATGGTTCCAGTGCAGATGACTTTCGTCATGCAAAAACTATGATATTTAGTCGTCCAAACTTGATGCAACAGATCTTGGATATCAATGCACAATCTGTTGCCGCCTATTTAACTGAACAAGTAAAGGCTGGTGCACAAGCATTGATGATTTTTGATACCTGGGGCGGCATGCTGCCGGATGGCTGGTATCAAAAGATTTCTTTGGCCTCTATGCAAAAAGTCATCGCACTATTGCCGCGCGAACATGAGGGCCGTAAGGTTCCAGTAATCATGTTCACCAAGGGTGGTGCAATATGGTTGAATGATATGGCCCAGGTTGGTGCGGATGTCATTGCGATCGATTGGACAATGTCACTTAGTCGCGCAAGAAAACAGTTGCTTGCCATGAATAAGCCATTGGCATTACAAGGTAATTTAGACCCGCTGATTTTGTTCGCAGAAGCAAAACAAATTGCAGAGCAAGCAAATCTTCTTCTAGAGGACTTGGCGAGTGCGCCCGCCCTAAAGGGTAATTTGCATCCATTGGATGGCCATGTGTTTAATTTGGGTCATGGCATTTCGCAGTTCACCCCCCCTGAGAGTGTGACTGCGCTTGCTGAGGCTGTTATAAATCGCTCCAGGGCTCTCAGGTCAAAGTCGTAA
- a CDS encoding F0F1 ATP synthase subunit delta, whose product MADLATIARPYAEALFQSTKPAELAGCLEQLNELAQLAAMPEIAALSNNPKVSADDLSKLLSGMVKTKLDGKVASFLNLVNQNHRLSAVPEIANQFEAMKNKSEGAAEVNITSAFPLEGSALNDLLSSLKKRFGGKELRPTIQVDPTLIGGVRIQVDDEVMDSSVKAQLAQMQASLGA is encoded by the coding sequence ATGGCTGATTTAGCCACCATTGCACGTCCTTATGCGGAAGCGCTTTTTCAAAGCACTAAGCCGGCTGAGCTCGCTGGATGTTTGGAGCAATTAAATGAATTAGCGCAACTTGCCGCTATGCCGGAGATTGCTGCTTTGTCGAACAACCCAAAAGTATCCGCTGACGATTTAAGCAAGCTACTTTCTGGCATGGTTAAGACCAAGCTAGATGGAAAGGTTGCCAGCTTTTTAAATCTTGTAAATCAAAACCACCGCTTATCAGCTGTTCCTGAAATTGCTAATCAGTTTGAAGCAATGAAGAATAAGAGCGAAGGTGCGGCAGAAGTAAACATTACCAGCGCATTCCCTTTAGAGGGTTCTGCGTTAAATGATTTGTTGTCAAGCTTGAAGAAGCGCTTTGGGGGTAAAGAATTGCGCCCAACTATTCAAGTTGATCCAACATTGATTGGCGGAGTACGCATTCAAGTTGATGATGAAGTGATGGATAGTTCAGTTAAGGCCCAGTTAGCTCAAATGCAAGCAAGTCTTGGCGCATAA
- a CDS encoding ATP synthase subunit I, with protein sequence MIPQKNQFSEANEWDEPEEEVIRVYSREEIVALQQSNASKYRALSPWKIVLTQLLITAISMVIWSFFGEPVGVSLYTQSAFLGGLISVLPTTLFLIRLELAKKSQRRLNSGRFLAALVSGEFIKIVVTLMLFIGVAYFIPGVLWVPLLVTYLLALKCVWLAWLWR encoded by the coding sequence TTGATTCCTCAAAAAAATCAATTTTCCGAGGCAAATGAATGGGATGAGCCCGAAGAGGAAGTAATTCGGGTCTACAGCAGGGAAGAAATTGTTGCGTTGCAGCAAAGCAACGCGTCAAAATACAGGGCCCTTTCGCCTTGGAAAATAGTATTGACTCAATTGTTGATTACAGCGATCAGCATGGTGATTTGGTCGTTTTTTGGGGAGCCGGTAGGGGTAAGCCTTTATACTCAGTCGGCCTTTTTAGGTGGTTTAATTAGCGTCTTGCCTACAACGTTGTTTTTAATAAGGTTGGAATTGGCAAAAAAATCGCAAAGAAGATTGAATTCAGGAAGATTTTTAGCGGCATTGGTTTCTGGCGAATTTATCAAAATCGTCGTAACGCTAATGTTGTTTATAGGGGTAGCGTATTTCATCCCTGGCGTGCTTTGGGTCCCCTTGTTGGTGACTTACCTGCTTGCCTTGAAGTGTGTTTGGCTAGCGTGGTTGTGGCGCTAA
- the atpG gene encoding F0F1 ATP synthase subunit gamma codes for MASTKEIRSKIKSVQNTRKITKAMEMVAASKMRRAQERMRNARPYAEKIREIIANLSKANPEFRTAYMATREVKKVGTILVTTDKGLCGGLNTNVLRLIANQVRDLQDKNIEIAYTAIGSKGLQFLNRSKAKLISQTIQVGDTPHLDVLIGAITAQLEAFERGEIDAVYLAYTRFVNAMKQEPVLEKLLPLKPETLTPEEKAGNSWDYIYEPDAESILNGLLKRYVEAMIYQAVAENMASEQSARMVSMKAASDNAKNVIGELQLDCNKTRQAAITKELSEIVGGAAAV; via the coding sequence ATGGCAAGCACAAAAGAGATACGATCTAAGATCAAGAGCGTGCAAAACACACGCAAGATCACGAAGGCAATGGAAATGGTCGCCGCATCTAAAATGCGTCGCGCCCAAGAGCGCATGCGTAATGCGCGCCCTTACGCCGAAAAAATTCGTGAGATTATTGCTAACCTTTCTAAAGCAAATCCTGAGTTCCGCACTGCTTACATGGCAACTCGTGAAGTGAAGAAGGTTGGTACGATTTTGGTTACAACAGACAAAGGCTTGTGCGGCGGTTTAAATACCAACGTCTTGCGTTTGATTGCTAACCAAGTGCGCGATTTGCAAGATAAAAATATTGAGATTGCGTACACCGCAATTGGTTCAAAAGGTTTGCAATTTTTGAATCGCTCAAAAGCAAAGCTCATTTCTCAAACTATTCAAGTTGGCGATACGCCACATTTGGATGTTTTGATTGGTGCAATAACAGCCCAATTAGAAGCGTTTGAGCGTGGTGAGATTGATGCTGTTTATTTGGCGTACACCCGCTTTGTAAATGCAATGAAGCAAGAGCCTGTTTTAGAAAAACTCTTACCTTTGAAGCCAGAGACTTTGACTCCAGAAGAGAAAGCAGGGAACTCTTGGGATTACATCTACGAACCTGATGCAGAGTCCATTTTAAATGGCCTGTTAAAGCGTTACGTTGAGGCAATGATTTATCAGGCAGTTGCTGAAAACATGGCTTCTGAGCAGTCTGCACGCATGGTCTCAATGAAGGCTGCCTCCGACAATGCGAAGAACGTAATTGGCGAATTGCAATTGGATTGCAACAAGACACGGCAAGCCGCTATTACTAAAGAGTTGTCAGAGATTGTTGGCGGAGCGGCTGCGGTTTAA
- the atpA gene encoding F0F1 ATP synthase subunit alpha, whose protein sequence is MQLNPSEIRELIKSRISELGVDSQVRNEGTVISVTDGICRVHGLSGVMQGEMLEFPNNTIGLALNLERDSVGAVVLGEYTHIKEGDPVKCTGRILEVPVGPELLGRVVNALGQPIDGKGPINTRLTDFIEKVAPGVIARQSVSQPVQTGLKAIDAMVPIGRGQRELIIGDRQTGKTAVAVDAIINQKGKGVYCIYVAIGQKASTIANVVRKLTELGAMEYTVVVAASASESAAMQYLSAYAGCTMGEYFRDRGEDALIVYDDLTKQAVAYRQISLLLRRPPGREAYPGDVFYLHSRLLERAARVNAEYVEKFTNGAVKGKTGSLTALPIIETQAGDVSAFVPTNVISITDGQIFLETDLFNAGIRPAINAGISVSRVGGAAQTKVIKKLSGGIRTDLAQYRELAAFAQFASDLDEATRKQLERGRRVTELCKQAQYKLLQVWEMAASLYAVNNGFFDDLEVKNVLAFEKGLQDHLKSKYADLVARIEETKDLSKDDEAALRAAIEDYKRSASF, encoded by the coding sequence ATGCAACTCAACCCTTCCGAGATCAGGGAGCTGATAAAAAGCCGAATTAGCGAATTGGGTGTTGACTCCCAAGTTCGCAACGAAGGCACTGTTATTTCAGTGACCGACGGTATTTGCCGCGTACATGGCTTGTCAGGCGTTATGCAGGGCGAAATGTTGGAGTTTCCTAACAACACTATCGGCCTCGCATTAAACCTTGAGCGTGATTCTGTTGGTGCCGTAGTGCTGGGTGAGTACACCCATATTAAAGAAGGCGACCCAGTGAAATGTACTGGCCGCATTTTGGAAGTTCCAGTTGGCCCAGAATTGCTCGGTCGCGTTGTAAACGCTCTCGGTCAGCCGATTGATGGCAAAGGCCCAATCAATACAAGGTTGACTGACTTCATTGAAAAAGTTGCTCCTGGCGTTATCGCACGTCAGTCTGTTAGCCAGCCAGTTCAAACTGGTTTGAAGGCGATTGATGCGATGGTTCCAATTGGCCGTGGTCAGCGTGAGTTGATCATTGGTGACCGTCAAACTGGTAAGACAGCAGTTGCGGTTGATGCGATCATTAACCAAAAAGGCAAAGGCGTTTATTGCATTTATGTGGCGATCGGTCAAAAAGCTTCCACGATTGCTAACGTTGTTCGCAAACTCACAGAATTGGGCGCAATGGAGTACACCGTTGTTGTTGCAGCGAGTGCGTCTGAGTCTGCAGCGATGCAGTATCTCTCTGCATATGCAGGTTGCACCATGGGCGAATACTTCCGCGACCGCGGTGAAGATGCTTTGATTGTTTACGACGACTTGACTAAACAAGCCGTTGCTTATCGTCAAATTTCCTTGTTGCTCCGCCGCCCACCAGGCCGTGAAGCATATCCTGGCGACGTGTTTTATCTCCACTCACGTTTGCTTGAGCGCGCTGCTCGTGTAAATGCCGAGTACGTTGAGAAGTTCACCAACGGCGCAGTAAAAGGTAAAACTGGCTCTTTAACAGCATTGCCAATTATTGAAACTCAGGCTGGTGACGTTTCTGCATTCGTTCCAACCAACGTAATTTCGATTACCGACGGCCAGATCTTCTTGGAAACAGACTTGTTTAATGCCGGTATTCGTCCTGCGATCAACGCCGGTATTTCTGTATCCCGCGTTGGTGGAGCTGCACAAACTAAAGTTATTAAAAAATTGTCTGGTGGTATTCGTACCGACTTAGCGCAATATCGTGAATTGGCAGCGTTTGCTCAGTTCGCATCCGACCTCGACGAAGCTACCCGCAAGCAGCTTGAGCGCGGTCGTCGCGTTACTGAATTGTGTAAGCAAGCACAATACAAGCTACTCCAAGTTTGGGAAATGGCTGCTTCACTCTACGCTGTGAATAATGGCTTCTTCGATGACCTTGAAGTGAAGAACGTATTGGCTTTCGAAAAAGGCTTGCAAGATCATTTGAAATCTAAGTATGCTGACTTAGTTGCACGTATTGAAGAAACTAAAGACTTGAGCAAAGATGATGAAGCTGCTTTGCGCGCCGCCATTGAGGATTACAAGCGTTCTGCCTCTTTCTAA